The Pseudomonas sp. PDM14 genomic interval CACCGAGGCGCCGCCCCGCGAGCCCGGCTACAGCGCCGTACTGGCGATCCAGCTCGGCGCCCAGGAACAGCTGCGCCGTCTGCCACGCAGCCGCCTGCTCGACCTGCTGCAGCGCTACCGCGATCACCTGGAGCAGGCCGCCGCGCTGTACCAGGGCAAGCTCTACACCCTCAACGACGGCAGCAGCCTGATGCTGTTCGGCAGCGCGCAGAGTGGTGAGGACTACCTGACCCACGCCCTGTGCTGCGGCGAGCTGATGCGTGCCCTCGGCCATGCCCTGCAGATCGAAGTCGCCGACAGCGGCATCACCCTTCAGCTGCAACTGGGTCTGACCTGCAGCGACGAACTCAACGCACCGAGCCAGGCCGATCTGTTGCTCAGCGATGCCGCCCAGGACGCCCTGGCGCTGTCGCAGCACAGTCGCAACCTGTTGCTAGTACAGCGCGCCATTGCCGACGACCCGCTGGTGCGCCAGCGCGCGCGCATCCGCCCGATCGCCAGCCCGGAAGGCGCCAGCTGCGTCGAGCGCCTGCTCGAGCCCTACCCGTCGCTGCTGGAACGCCAGCTGGCGCGCATGCACGAAAACGCCGCCCAGCCGTGACCACCCTGATCAGCCACCCGCTGCCGCTGCTGGCAGTGGGCCTGGCCCTCGGCCCGCGGACCATCCCGCCGCGCCTACTGCTCGCCGGCCTGCTCTTCACCCTGTTGCCCGATGCCGACGTGCTGGCATTCAAACTCGGCATCGCCTACGCCGACGCCTTCGGGCATCGCGGCTTCAGTCATTCACTGTTGTTCGCCGGAGTGTGCGGCACGCTCGGTGCGTTGGCTTGCCGCCTGCTCGGCTGCGGCCCGCTCAAAGCCTTCTGCTGGATCAGCCTGGCGACCGCGTCACACAGCCTGTTGGATGCCGCCACCGACGGCGGCCTGGGCGTGGCCTGGCTGTGGCCCTGGAACGAGCAGCGCTTCTTCCTGCCGTGGCGACCGATCGAAGTCTCGCCGTTCCTGCACGGTTTCTTCAGTCAGCGCGGGCTCGACGTGCTCGCCTCGGAAGCGCGCTGGGTCTGGCTGCCCTGCCTGGTCGTGGCGCTGGGCGGCAGCGCCCTACGCCTGCTGGCGCTAGGCCTGTGGCGACGTCGGCAACAGACGCGCCAAGCCAGCCAGTAAGCGCTCCAGCGCGCCCTGGTTGGCGCGCAACACGCTCAGCCCGCCCTCGGCCATCGCTGCAGCTTGCGACGGTTCGGCGAACAGCCGCTGCACGGCGTCATACAAGGTCCGCGCATCATTCACCTCGACCAGGTCGCCTGCCGCGCGCAGCTGGGCGGCAATCTCGAGGAAGTTGAACAGGTGCGGCCCGCTCAGCAGCGGCTTGCCCAACGCGGCAGGCTCGAGCAGGTTGTGCCCGCCGTTCTCGACCAGGCTGCCGCCAACGAACGCCAGATCCGCCAACGCATAGAGAAACAGCAGCTCGCCCAGGGTGTCGCCCAGCAGCACCTGGGTCCCGGCAGTTACCGCCTGCCCGTGCGAGCGGCGCACCGTAGTGAAGCCTTCACGCTCGCTCAGCTCGGCCATCGCCGCGAAGCGCTCGGGATGCCGCGGCACCAGAATCAGCAGCGCCTGCGGCTGTCGCGCCAGCAGCTGGCGGTGCGCAGCCAGGACGATCTCGTCTTCGCCGGCATGGGTGCTGGCGGCAATCCACACCGGGCGCTGCGTTGCGCCCCAACTGGCGCGCAGTTCGGCGGCGCTTACCAGCAGTTCCGGATCCACGCGCAGGTCGAACTTGATCGACCCGGTCACCTCGACGCACGCCGGGTGCGCGCCGAGCTGGCGGAAGCGCTCGGCCTCGGCCTCGGTCTGCGCGGCGATCAGGCTCAGCTCGGCGAGCATCGGCGCCGTCAGCCTGGCCAGCTTGCCGTAGCCGCGCGCCGAACGCTCGGACAGCCGTGCATTGGCCAGCGCCACCGGCACGCCATGCCGCGCGCACTGGTGGATGTGGTTGGGCCACAGCTCGGTTTCCATGATGATCGCCAGACGCGGTCGCACATGACGGAAGAAGCGCGCGCAGGCCCAGGGCAGGTCGTAGGGAAGGTAGCAATGCTGGACGCGTGCGCCGAACAGCGCCTGGATACGCGCCGAACCGGTCGGGGTCATGTTGGTGACGGTGATCGGCAGCTGCGGATAGCGCGCCAGCAGTTCACGAATCAGTGGCGCGGCGGCGATGCTTTCACCGAGCGACACGGCGTGAATCCAGATGCCCTCCTGCTGCATGGGCGGCAGGCCGATGGCGAAGCGCTCACCGACGCGCTTGGCGTAGTCGGGCGCGCGCCAGGCGCGCCACAGCAGGCGAACGGCAATCAGGGGCAGGGCCAGGTGCAGCAGCAGGGTATAGAGAGCTCGGTTCATGGGCGCGCAGCTTAGCAAAGGGCCGTGCGAGAATGCGCGAGAACCTGATTGGAGCGCGCCATGAACGCCTACATCTACCTCGCCATCGCCATCACCGCCGAGGTCATCGGCACCACCGCGCTGAAGGCCGTGGACGGTTTCAGCAAGCCGCTGCCCCTGGCGCTGGTGATCGTCGGCTACGGCACCGCGTTCTGGATGCTCAGCCTGGTGATGAAGAGCATTCCAGTTGGCGTGACCTATGCGATCTGGTCCGGCCTGGGCATCGTCATGATCAGCATCGCCGCGCTGTTTCTGTATGACCAGAAACTCGATCTGCCGGCCCTGCTTGGCATGGGCCTGATCATCGCCGGCGTGCTGGTGATTCAGCTGTTCTCCAGCACCACTGGCCATTGATCGGTCTGCAGCGCCAGGCGCGGGGTTATACTGCGCGCCTGTTTTCCAGCGAGCCCCGTGCATGTCCCAAGCTCTCAGCACCGATGTCCTGATCGTTGGCGGCGGTATCGCCGGCCTCTGGCTCAACGCCCGCCTGCGCCAGCAGGGCTACGCCACCATCCTGGTGGAGAACGCCACCCTCGGCGGCGGGCAGAGCCTGAAGTCCCAGGGCATCATCCATGGCGGCGCCAAGTACGCCCTGCACGGTGCACTGACTGGCGCCTCGGAAGCCATCGCCGACATGCCGCGGCGCTGGAGCGAAGCCCTCGATGCCCAGGGCGAGCTGGACCTCTCCGGCGTGCGCCTGCTCTCCGCCGCGCACTACCTGTGGTCGCCCGGCACCCTCGCCGGCAATCTGACCAGCTTCTTCGCCAGCAAGGCAGTGCGCGGCCGTGTCGACCAGGTCAAGGGCGAGCAGCTGCCGCCCGCGCTGCAGCACCCGAAGTTCAAGGGCAAGGTCTATCGCCTGGCCGAACTGGTGGTCGATGTGCCCAGCCTGATCGCGCGCCTGGCCGAATTGGCCGGCGACAGCCTGCTCGCCGGACAACGCATCGAGCCGTTGCGCGAGGGCGACGAGCTGGTCGGCCTGCGCGTCGACGGCCGTGAGATCCGCGCTCAGCGCATCGTCCTCAGCGCCGGCCAGGGCAACGCCGAGCTGCTCAGCGCATTGTCCGTCGAGCAGCCCAAGCAGCAGCTGCGCCCGCTGCACATGGTGCTGGTCAAGGGCGAGAGCCTGAAGCCGCTGTACGCGCACTGCCTGGGTGGTGGGCCGAAGCCGCGCATCACCGTCACCAGCCACCCGGCCGCCGACGGCCAGTGGGTCTGGTACCTCGGTGGCGATATCGCCGAAGCCGACGGCGTGGCCCGCGACGAGGCTGCGCAGATCAAGGCCGCGCAGAAGGAATTGGGCGACCTGCTGCCCTGGGTCGACCTCAACGACGCACGCTGGGCCACCCTACGCGTCGACCGCGCCGAGCCGGCGCAATCCGGCCTGGTGCGCCCGGACAACGCCTTCCTCGCAGAACAGGGCCGCCTGCTGGTGGGCTGGCCGACCAAGCTGGCCCTGTCGCCGGACTTCAGCGACCGCGTGCTGGCCGCCCTCGGCCGCGACGGCATCCAGCCCGGCAACGCCCCGGCGCTGCCCGAGCTGCCACGCCCGCCGCTGGCCAGGCCGGTCTGGGAGGAGCTGCTGCCATGAGCCTGCACGACCTGCACCGCCCGCTGGGCGGCACCGGCCTGCGGGTCTCGCCGCTCGGCCTGGGCACGGTCAAGCTCGGCCGCGACCAGGGCGTGAAGTACCCCAATGGCTTCACCATTCCCGACGACGCCAGCGCACGCAATCTGCTGGCCCAGGCGCGCGACCTCGGCATCAACCTGATCGACACCGCCCCGGCCTATGGCGTCAGCGAACAACGCCTCGGCCCGCTGCTGCGCGGCCAGCGTCATGACTGGGTGATCGTCAGCAAGGTGGGTGAAGAATTCGAAAACGGCCAGTCGCATCACGACTTCAGCCCGGCGCACACGCGCCTGTCAGTGGAGCGCAGCCTCACGCGCCTGGAAACGGACTGCATCGACCTGGTGCTGGTCCATTCGGACGGCAACGATGTCGCCATCCTGCGCGAGAGCGGTGTCTACGAAGCCCTTGCCGCGCTCAAGCACGAAGGCAAGATCCGCGCCTTCGGCCTGTCCGGCAAGACCGTGGCCGGCGGCCTGCTGGCCCTGGAACAGGGCGACTGCGCGATGGTCACCTACAACCTCGGCGAACAGGGCGAGAAGCCGGTACTCGACCATGCCGCCGCTCACGGCAAGGGCATCCTGATCAAGAAGGCGCTGGCCAGCGGCCACGCCTGCCTGACCGACGGACGGGACCCGGTGCGTGCCAGTTTCGAATTACTGTTCGCTCATCCGGGTGTCGGCAGCGCCATCGTCGGCACCATCAACCCGCAACATCTTGCGGCGAATGCCGCCACCGCCGCGGCGGTAATCCGCGGCTACACTGCACAACTCGAATAACTGCCGCCTGGCCGGACAGGAGCCGGAAGCACGGGCAGCATCGCCGCAGGAGCAGACATGCCGAGACAACTCGCCCGCAAAGACCCCGGCGCTTTCAAGACGCTACCCTTGCACGTCGAAGCCGGCCCGGATGGCCTGCACTACCGCAGCCTCGGGCGCCCGCTGAACTTCACCCAGATGCTCGAGCGCCGTCGACCACTGCAGATCGACGACAACCAGCACTTCGCCACGGAACTGGCCAACCTCGGCGTCTCCGTGCGCCTGACCCTCAACTGGCAGGGCCGCGACTACTGGATTCTGGTGCGCCAGCGCCGCCCGGACCGCGGCGACGTGGTACTCAAGCTGATCTCCGGCTACGTGCCCGCTCACGAACTCAACCTGCCTCTGCTCACCGCCATCCAGGAAGTCGCCGAAGAGTGCCTGATCGAAACGGCCGACGGCTGGCTCGGCGGGCGCTTCGGCGACACCTGGCTGCCGACGCCGTACCAGCCGGCATTGCGCTACCGGGAAATCTGCCACTTTCGCCTCAGTCCGCTCTCCGGTGCCGCGCGGCCGGTGCAATGCGGAAACCTGACCCTGATGGAGCGCCCGCGTGCCTATGTGCACCTGCCCACCGCGTCGCTGCAGCTGGTCTATGACCTGCGCCTGGAGCTACCGAAGGAGTGCCGCGCGCCGAGCCTGTTCCATGTCGACGAGCGCCTGGAGGATGGCCAGCTGATCGCCCGCCTGGAGCGACGCACCCCGGACCTGTACCTGCTGCCGCTGCAACACGGCCGCCCGACCGACGAGTTGCTCACGCTGAGAAAAGGCAGCCTGCACCCAGCCAGCACGCGCGGCGTGTGGCTATCGGAAAGCTTTGCCGAACAAGACGGTTGGCTGGTGCGCGACGAGCGCATCCGCTGGAAGGACTGGCAGGCGCGCCTGGCGCAAACGGAAAGCGAGCCGGGGCGCATGGCCGGCTGAGGGGGATGGCGCTGACCAGGCGGTCGGCGCCATGACGCATCACTTGCTGCGGATCTTCTCGACGATGGCAGTGGTCGAGCTGTTCTCCACCAGCCCCAGCACGCGCACTTCGCCACCGTAAGCAGTAACGATATCGGCGCCCACGACCTGCTCGATGCCATAGTCGCCGCCCTTCACCAGCACATCCGGCTGCACCTGCTTGAGCAGGCGCTCGGGGGTGTCCTCGCTGAAGCTCACCACCCAATCCACCGCGCCAAGGCCGGCGAGCACGG includes:
- a CDS encoding metal ABC transporter ATPase; translated protein: MPRQLARKDPGAFKTLPLHVEAGPDGLHYRSLGRPLNFTQMLERRRPLQIDDNQHFATELANLGVSVRLTLNWQGRDYWILVRQRRPDRGDVVLKLISGYVPAHELNLPLLTAIQEVAEECLIETADGWLGGRFGDTWLPTPYQPALRYREICHFRLSPLSGAARPVQCGNLTLMERPRAYVHLPTASLQLVYDLRLELPKECRAPSLFHVDERLEDGQLIARLERRTPDLYLLPLQHGRPTDELLTLRKGSLHPASTRGVWLSESFAEQDGWLVRDERIRWKDWQARLAQTESEPGRMAG
- a CDS encoding metal-dependent hydrolase, which gives rise to MTTLISHPLPLLAVGLALGPRTIPPRLLLAGLLFTLLPDADVLAFKLGIAYADAFGHRGFSHSLLFAGVCGTLGALACRLLGCGPLKAFCWISLATASHSLLDAATDGGLGVAWLWPWNEQRFFLPWRPIEVSPFLHGFFSQRGLDVLASEARWVWLPCLVVALGGSALRLLALGLWRRRQQTRQASQ
- a CDS encoding DMT family transporter; protein product: MNAYIYLAIAITAEVIGTTALKAVDGFSKPLPLALVIVGYGTAFWMLSLVMKSIPVGVTYAIWSGLGIVMISIAALFLYDQKLDLPALLGMGLIIAGVLVIQLFSSTTGH
- the waaA gene encoding lipid IV(A) 3-deoxy-D-manno-octulosonic acid transferase, giving the protein MNRALYTLLLHLALPLIAVRLLWRAWRAPDYAKRVGERFAIGLPPMQQEGIWIHAVSLGESIAAAPLIRELLARYPQLPITVTNMTPTGSARIQALFGARVQHCYLPYDLPWACARFFRHVRPRLAIIMETELWPNHIHQCARHGVPVALANARLSERSARGYGKLARLTAPMLAELSLIAAQTEAEAERFRQLGAHPACVEVTGSIKFDLRVDPELLVSAAELRASWGATQRPVWIAASTHAGEDEIVLAAHRQLLARQPQALLILVPRHPERFAAMAELSEREGFTTVRRSHGQAVTAGTQVLLGDTLGELLFLYALADLAFVGGSLVENGGHNLLEPAALGKPLLSGPHLFNFLEIAAQLRAAGDLVEVNDARTLYDAVQRLFAEPSQAAAMAEGGLSVLRANQGALERLLAGLARLLPTSPQA
- a CDS encoding NAD(P)/FAD-dependent oxidoreductase, with amino-acid sequence MSQALSTDVLIVGGGIAGLWLNARLRQQGYATILVENATLGGGQSLKSQGIIHGGAKYALHGALTGASEAIADMPRRWSEALDAQGELDLSGVRLLSAAHYLWSPGTLAGNLTSFFASKAVRGRVDQVKGEQLPPALQHPKFKGKVYRLAELVVDVPSLIARLAELAGDSLLAGQRIEPLREGDELVGLRVDGREIRAQRIVLSAGQGNAELLSALSVEQPKQQLRPLHMVLVKGESLKPLYAHCLGGGPKPRITVTSHPAADGQWVWYLGGDIAEADGVARDEAAQIKAAQKELGDLLPWVDLNDARWATLRVDRAEPAQSGLVRPDNAFLAEQGRLLVGWPTKLALSPDFSDRVLAALGRDGIQPGNAPALPELPRPPLARPVWEELLP
- a CDS encoding aldo/keto reductase — encoded protein: MSLHDLHRPLGGTGLRVSPLGLGTVKLGRDQGVKYPNGFTIPDDASARNLLAQARDLGINLIDTAPAYGVSEQRLGPLLRGQRHDWVIVSKVGEEFENGQSHHDFSPAHTRLSVERSLTRLETDCIDLVLVHSDGNDVAILRESGVYEALAALKHEGKIRAFGLSGKTVAGGLLALEQGDCAMVTYNLGEQGEKPVLDHAAAHGKGILIKKALASGHACLTDGRDPVRASFELLFAHPGVGSAIVGTINPQHLAANAATAAAVIRGYTAQLE